A genome region from Carassius carassius chromosome 23, fCarCar2.1, whole genome shotgun sequence includes the following:
- the snrpd2 gene encoding small nuclear ribonucleoprotein Sm D2, with amino-acid sequence MSLLNKPKSEMTPEELQKREEEEFNTGPLSVLTQSVKNNTQVLINCRNNKKLLGRVKAFDRHCNMVLENVKEMWTEVPKSGKGKKKSKPVNKDRYISKMFLRGDSVIVVLRNPLITGK; translated from the exons AT GAGTTTGttaaacaagcccaaatctgagATGACCCCAGAGGAGCTCCAGAAGCGAGAGGAGGAAGAGTTTAACACGGGTCCGCTCTCAGTGCTCACCCAGTCTGTGAAGAACAACACACAGGTTCTCATCAACTGCCGCAACAACAAGAAGCTGCTGGGCAGAGTCAAAGCATTCGACAG GCATTGTAACATGGTTCTAGAGAATGTCAAAGAAATGTGGACAGAGGTGCCCAAGAGTGGCAAGGGCAAGAAAAAGTCAAAGCCAGTGAACAAGGATCGATACATCTCAAAGATGTTCCTGAGAGGCGATTCAGTCATCGTGGTGCTGAGAAACCCACTCATCACTGGGAAATAA